A stretch of Alligator mississippiensis isolate rAllMis1 chromosome 14, rAllMis1, whole genome shotgun sequence DNA encodes these proteins:
- the SLC16A1 gene encoding monocarboxylate transporter 1 isoform X2, with protein sequence MAPAVGGPQGYTPPEGGWGWAVVVGAFISIGFSYAFPKSITVFFKEIEVIFNASSSKVSWISSIMLAVMYGGGPISSILVNKYGSRPIMIAGGCLSGCGLIAASFCNTVEELYFCVGVVGGLGLAFNLNPALTMIGKYFFKKRPLANGLAMAGSPVFLSTLAPVNQIFFGIFGWRGSFLILGGLLLNCCVAGSLMRPIGPKPDQVKKEVTKEALQEAGKAGLKKEEGSGDASADLIAGKAKKEKLTVFQTINKFLDLSLFTHRGFLIYLSGNVIMFFGLFTPLVFLSNYAKSKHIANESAAFLLSILAFVDMVARPSMGLVANTKWIRPRVQYFFAISVIYNGVCHLLAPLSTSYAGFCVYAGFFGFAFGWLSSVLFETLMDLVGTQRFSSAVGLVTIVECCPVLLGPPLLGKLNDMYGDYKYTYWACGIILIVSGIYLFVGMGINYQLLAKEQKAEDKLKKEGKEEETNVDEVEKQKEANNDVATLPQKSAEDGEMHRTGRN encoded by the exons ATGGCACCAGCAGTCGGAGGGCCCCAGGGATACACCCCACCAGAGGGAGGATGGGGTTGGGCTGTGGTCGTCGGTGCCTTCATCTCCATCGGGTTCTCCTACGCCTTTCCCAAATCCATCACAGTGTTCTTCAAAGAGATCGAGGTCATCTTCAATGCATCAAGCAGCAAAGTCTCCTGGATTTCTTCCATCATGTTGGCTGTCATGTATGGAGGAG GTCCCATCAGCAGCATCCTGGTGAACAAGTACGGCAGTCGGCCCATCATGATTGCCGGGGGGTGCCTGTCGGGCTGCGGCTTGATTGCCGCGTCCTTCTGTAACACGGTGGAGGAGCTGTATTTCTGCGTGGGGGTTGTTGGAG GTCTTGGGCTGGCTTTCAACCTGAACCCAGCCTTGACCATGATCGGCAAGTACTTCTTTAAGAAGCGCCCGTTGGCTAATGGGCTCGCTATGGCAGGGAGCCCTGTGTTCTTGTCTACGTTGGCACCTGTGAACCAAATCTTCTTCGGTATCTTTGGCTGGAGGGGAAGCTTTTTAATTCTTGGCGGCCTTCTGCTGAACTGCTGCGTGGCCGGATCTCTGATGCGACCGATAGGCCCCAAACCCGATCAGGTGAAGAAAGAGGTCACTAAAGAAGCATTGCAGGAGGCCGGGAAAGCCGGTCTGAAAAAAGAGGAAGGATCTGGTGATGCCAGTGCAGACCTGATTGCGGGAAAGGCCAAGAAGGAGAAGCTCACAGTTTTCCAGACCATCAACAAGTTCCTGGACTTGTCCCTGTTCACCCACAGAGGGTTCTTGATCTACCTGTCGGGCAACGTTATCATGTTCTTTGGCCTGTTCACTCCCTTGGTCTTCCTCAGCAACTACGCCAAGAGCAAGCACATCGCGAACGAGTCGGCTGCCTTTCTGCTCTCCATTCTGGCCTTCGTAGACATGGTGGCCAGGCCTTCCATGGGCCTGGTGGCCAACACCAAGTGGATCAGGCCCAGGGTGCAGTACTTCTTTGCTATCTCCGTGATCTACAACGGCGTGTGCCACCTCCTGGCTCCCTTATCCACCTCCTACGCTGGGTTCTGCGTCTATGCGGGCTTCTTTGGATTTGCTTTCGGCTGGCTCAGCTCTGTCCTGTTTGAGACGCTGATGGACCTGGTGGGCACTCAGAGGTTCTCCAGTGCTGTCGGGCTGGTGACGATCGTGGAGTGCTGCCCCGTGCTCCTGGGACCCCCTCTCCTAG GAAAACTCAATGACATGTATGGTGACTACAAATACACCTACTGGGCCTGTGGCATCATCCTGATCGTCTCTGGGATCTACCTCTTTGTGGGAATGGGAATCAACTATCAGCTGCTGGCgaaggagcagaaggcagaggatAAGCtgaagaaggaagggaaggaggaggagaccaACGTGGACGAGGTGGAGAAGCAGAAGGAGGCAAACAACGACGTGGCCACCCTGCCACAGAAGAGCGCGGAGGACGGG GAAATGCACCGCACTGGGAGGAACTGA
- the SLC16A1 gene encoding monocarboxylate transporter 1 isoform X1, with product MAPAVGGPQGYTPPEGGWGWAVVVGAFISIGFSYAFPKSITVFFKEIEVIFNASSSKVSWISSIMLAVMYGGGPISSILVNKYGSRPIMIAGGCLSGCGLIAASFCNTVEELYFCVGVVGGLGLAFNLNPALTMIGKYFFKKRPLANGLAMAGSPVFLSTLAPVNQIFFGIFGWRGSFLILGGLLLNCCVAGSLMRPIGPKPDQVKKEVTKEALQEAGKAGLKKEEGSGDASADLIAGKAKKEKLTVFQTINKFLDLSLFTHRGFLIYLSGNVIMFFGLFTPLVFLSNYAKSKHIANESAAFLLSILAFVDMVARPSMGLVANTKWIRPRVQYFFAISVIYNGVCHLLAPLSTSYAGFCVYAGFFGFAFGWLSSVLFETLMDLVGTQRFSSAVGLVTIVECCPVLLGPPLLGKLNDMYGDYKYTYWACGIILIVSGIYLFVGMGINYQLLAKEQKAEDKLKKEGKEEETNVDEVEKQKEANNDVATLPQKSAEDGVKEEESHM from the exons ATGGCACCAGCAGTCGGAGGGCCCCAGGGATACACCCCACCAGAGGGAGGATGGGGTTGGGCTGTGGTCGTCGGTGCCTTCATCTCCATCGGGTTCTCCTACGCCTTTCCCAAATCCATCACAGTGTTCTTCAAAGAGATCGAGGTCATCTTCAATGCATCAAGCAGCAAAGTCTCCTGGATTTCTTCCATCATGTTGGCTGTCATGTATGGAGGAG GTCCCATCAGCAGCATCCTGGTGAACAAGTACGGCAGTCGGCCCATCATGATTGCCGGGGGGTGCCTGTCGGGCTGCGGCTTGATTGCCGCGTCCTTCTGTAACACGGTGGAGGAGCTGTATTTCTGCGTGGGGGTTGTTGGAG GTCTTGGGCTGGCTTTCAACCTGAACCCAGCCTTGACCATGATCGGCAAGTACTTCTTTAAGAAGCGCCCGTTGGCTAATGGGCTCGCTATGGCAGGGAGCCCTGTGTTCTTGTCTACGTTGGCACCTGTGAACCAAATCTTCTTCGGTATCTTTGGCTGGAGGGGAAGCTTTTTAATTCTTGGCGGCCTTCTGCTGAACTGCTGCGTGGCCGGATCTCTGATGCGACCGATAGGCCCCAAACCCGATCAGGTGAAGAAAGAGGTCACTAAAGAAGCATTGCAGGAGGCCGGGAAAGCCGGTCTGAAAAAAGAGGAAGGATCTGGTGATGCCAGTGCAGACCTGATTGCGGGAAAGGCCAAGAAGGAGAAGCTCACAGTTTTCCAGACCATCAACAAGTTCCTGGACTTGTCCCTGTTCACCCACAGAGGGTTCTTGATCTACCTGTCGGGCAACGTTATCATGTTCTTTGGCCTGTTCACTCCCTTGGTCTTCCTCAGCAACTACGCCAAGAGCAAGCACATCGCGAACGAGTCGGCTGCCTTTCTGCTCTCCATTCTGGCCTTCGTAGACATGGTGGCCAGGCCTTCCATGGGCCTGGTGGCCAACACCAAGTGGATCAGGCCCAGGGTGCAGTACTTCTTTGCTATCTCCGTGATCTACAACGGCGTGTGCCACCTCCTGGCTCCCTTATCCACCTCCTACGCTGGGTTCTGCGTCTATGCGGGCTTCTTTGGATTTGCTTTCGGCTGGCTCAGCTCTGTCCTGTTTGAGACGCTGATGGACCTGGTGGGCACTCAGAGGTTCTCCAGTGCTGTCGGGCTGGTGACGATCGTGGAGTGCTGCCCCGTGCTCCTGGGACCCCCTCTCCTAG GAAAACTCAATGACATGTATGGTGACTACAAATACACCTACTGGGCCTGTGGCATCATCCTGATCGTCTCTGGGATCTACCTCTTTGTGGGAATGGGAATCAACTATCAGCTGCTGGCgaaggagcagaaggcagaggatAAGCtgaagaaggaagggaaggaggaggagaccaACGTGGACGAGGTGGAGAAGCAGAAGGAGGCAAACAACGACGTGGCCACCCTGCCACAGAAGAGCGCGGAGGACGGGGTAAAGGAGGAGGAGAGCCACATGTGA